One genomic region from Pseudoduganella lutea encodes:
- a CDS encoding nucleotidyltransferase domain-containing protein — MTKRLDPLLAAALRSLTQSPPQLPALDDSSWDLLLRQAGTANLLATLSCLLEEHGFLHQIAPAAREQLGWTRVLARRHRQGVLWEIRQIRQALSGLDMPLILLKGAAYTLAGLPPAHGRLFSDIDVLVPEERLGEAEAALMLAGWAGTHHDAYDQRYYREWMHELPPMRHLRRASMIDVHHAILPKTAALRPDSTLLRSAAVPLHALPGVYVLAPVDMVLHSAVHLFSDGEFNNALRDLFDIHRLLCHFGSDRRFWAELLPRARQLDLERPLFYALRYSRLLLDTPVPDMVQDDTVGPSPALLALMDALFRRALLPDHASCGDRYSSLARFLLYLRGNWLRMPPLLLARHLFHKAFLSPRKSGPEAA, encoded by the coding sequence ATGACGAAGCGCCTCGATCCATTGCTGGCCGCCGCCCTGCGCAGCTTGACGCAGTCCCCGCCGCAATTGCCGGCGCTCGACGATTCCAGCTGGGACTTGCTGCTGCGCCAGGCAGGGACGGCGAACCTGCTGGCGACGCTCTCGTGCCTGCTGGAAGAACATGGCTTCCTCCATCAGATCGCGCCGGCAGCGCGCGAGCAGCTGGGCTGGACCCGGGTGCTGGCACGCCGGCATCGCCAGGGCGTGCTTTGGGAAATACGACAAATCCGCCAGGCGTTGTCCGGCCTGGACATGCCACTGATCCTGCTGAAAGGCGCGGCCTATACGCTCGCCGGGCTGCCACCGGCCCATGGCCGGCTGTTTTCGGACATCGATGTGCTGGTACCTGAGGAGCGGCTGGGCGAGGCGGAAGCAGCGCTGATGCTGGCTGGCTGGGCCGGTACCCATCACGACGCCTACGACCAGCGCTACTACCGGGAGTGGATGCATGAGCTGCCGCCGATGCGTCACTTGCGGCGCGCCTCGATGATCGACGTGCACCACGCCATCCTGCCAAAAACAGCCGCACTGCGACCGGATTCGACTTTGTTGCGCAGCGCCGCCGTGCCATTGCACGCCCTGCCGGGGGTTTATGTGCTGGCGCCCGTGGACATGGTACTGCACAGTGCAGTCCACCTGTTCAGTGACGGTGAGTTCAACAATGCGCTGCGCGACCTGTTCGATATTCACCGACTGCTGTGCCATTTCGGCTCGGACCGCCGTTTCTGGGCCGAGCTGTTGCCCCGTGCACGCCAGTTGGACCTCGAGCGGCCGTTGTTCTATGCGCTGCGCTACAGCAGGCTGTTGCTGGACACGCCAGTGCCCGACATGGTGCAAGACGACACCGTGGGGCCATCGCCGGCACTGCTGGCCCTGATGGATGCCCTGTTCCGTCGCGCGCTGTTGCCGGACCATGCCAGCTGCGGCGACCGTTACAGCTCCCTGGCACGCTTTCTTCTGTACCTGCGTGGCAACTGGTTGCGCATGCCGCCACTGCTGCTCGCGCGCCACCTGTTTCACAAAGCGTTCCTGTCACCGCGCAAATCCGGGCCAGAAGCTGCGTGA
- a CDS encoding S1 family peptidase: MSSVIRPCYFMLLACVAAVLGFAPPAPARAALKDTIPAIKPSVVGVGTLLRTRSPAIVFVATGFAVADGLSIITNAHALPDLDTERMETLGIVIATGQKLDFRPATLIAIDREHDLAHLRLAGAPLPALRLDSSGAVAEGQALAFTGFPLGMSLGLTPVTHRAMLSAITPMILPSLNSRRLDARAISQLQRRPFAIMQLDGTAYPGNSGSPVYDPESGIVHGVLNMTFLKNQKENALSQPSGISYAIPVRYVHELLQQNTTGK, translated from the coding sequence ATGAGCTCCGTGATCCGCCCTTGTTACTTCATGTTGCTGGCATGCGTGGCCGCCGTGCTCGGGTTTGCGCCACCAGCGCCAGCACGGGCGGCCCTGAAAGATACGATTCCAGCTATCAAGCCTTCAGTGGTGGGCGTTGGCACGCTGCTGCGCACGCGTAGCCCGGCGATCGTTTTCGTTGCTACTGGTTTCGCCGTCGCGGATGGTCTTTCCATCATCACCAATGCCCATGCGCTGCCGGACCTCGACACGGAGCGAATGGAAACGCTGGGCATCGTCATTGCCACCGGCCAGAAGCTTGATTTCCGGCCGGCGACCTTGATCGCGATCGATCGCGAACACGACCTGGCACACCTGCGATTGGCCGGTGCTCCGCTTCCCGCGCTGCGCCTGGACAGCAGCGGTGCCGTGGCCGAGGGGCAGGCACTGGCCTTCACCGGTTTTCCATTAGGGATGAGCCTGGGCCTGACACCGGTGACGCACCGTGCGATGCTCTCGGCCATTACCCCGATGATTCTTCCGTCACTGAACTCGCGCCGACTTGATGCGCGTGCCATCAGCCAACTGCAACGTCGCCCATTTGCAATCATGCAACTGGACGGTACTGCCTATCCGGGTAATAGCGGTAGTCCTGTTTATGACCCTGAAAGCGGCATCGTTCATGGTGTGCTGAACATGACTTTCCTCAAGAATCAGAAAGAGAATGCGCTCAGCCAGCCGAGCGGTATTTCCTATGCGATCCCGGTGCGTTACGTCCACGAATTGTTGCAGCAAAATACGACTGGGAAGTAA
- a CDS encoding GAF domain-containing protein, giving the protein MADDLLSKIHQLCRDIPATHDDLALHAELAASLVGAETCSVMLINGEGENARMSIAASHGPLAQDAAATLVARGEGLAGHVLASGEPLLVDDILASPYAALARRPTAPGRSLMLAPVRIEGRVVGTLTASCGGTHGCFCEQDLALLETVALFVGRAVQLRQLRGILASRFTQLALSRELQGAAATTAYQKPDHVARLLARSFYREMARAGFDSNQIVQAASEIIAQLNSNLARHHAREGRR; this is encoded by the coding sequence ATGGCCGACGATCTGTTGAGCAAGATTCACCAGCTATGCCGCGACATCCCGGCCACGCACGACGACCTTGCATTACACGCTGAGCTGGCCGCCTCGCTCGTGGGCGCGGAGACGTGCTCGGTGATGCTGATCAACGGCGAAGGCGAAAACGCCCGGATGAGCATTGCCGCCAGCCACGGTCCCCTGGCCCAGGATGCTGCGGCCACGCTCGTCGCACGCGGCGAAGGCCTGGCGGGCCACGTGCTGGCCAGCGGCGAGCCGTTGCTGGTGGACGATATCCTCGCCTCTCCCTATGCCGCCCTGGCACGCCGCCCTACCGCCCCGGGCCGCAGCCTGATGCTGGCGCCTGTTCGCATCGAAGGGCGCGTGGTCGGCACGCTGACCGCTAGTTGCGGCGGTACGCACGGTTGTTTCTGTGAGCAAGATTTGGCCTTGCTGGAGACCGTTGCATTGTTCGTCGGCCGAGCCGTCCAGTTGCGGCAGCTGCGCGGCATCCTGGCCTCCCGCTTTACCCAGCTGGCGCTGTCCCGCGAGCTGCAGGGTGCAGCGGCCACGACAGCCTATCAAAAGCCGGATCATGTGGCGCGCCTGCTTGCGCGCTCGTTCTACCGTGAAATGGCCCGGGCCGGCTTCGACTCGAACCAGATCGTGCAGGCTGCCTCCGAAATCATCGCACAGCTCAACAGCAACCTGGCACGCCATCATGCGCGCGAAGGCCGCAGGTGA
- a CDS encoding HprK-related kinase A, giving the protein MTTVGSLTRTQLGERLAGSGIHLRTGHFTTLLRSPIGSVADGIHLLYNDYPLREGFADFHLDLVRPVTLRRWVRPQVTLLYDGRSMFKPLPLDQAFPMFEWGLNWCVSSRANRYLIVHAAVVEKGGRAAILPAPPGSGKSTLCAALVGRGGWRLLSDELTLLRLDEGVLYPLPRPISLKNASIAVIRDYVPGSVMSRAVTDTVKGTVAHVRAPADSVARASETALPAWVVFPRFEAGSSVTAEPMPPVETFMQLAQNCFNYSLLGAEGFTALADLVERSQGYRFRYGVLDEALAFFDSLP; this is encoded by the coding sequence ATGACAACGGTCGGCAGCCTGACACGCACGCAGCTGGGCGAGCGCCTTGCGGGCTCCGGCATCCACTTGCGCACAGGCCACTTCACCACGTTGCTGCGGTCGCCGATCGGCAGCGTGGCCGACGGTATCCACTTGCTGTACAACGACTATCCGCTGCGTGAAGGCTTTGCCGATTTTCATCTTGACCTGGTGCGGCCGGTCACGCTGCGGCGCTGGGTGCGTCCGCAAGTAACATTGCTCTACGATGGCCGTTCGATGTTCAAGCCGCTGCCACTGGACCAGGCATTCCCGATGTTCGAATGGGGACTGAACTGGTGTGTGTCGAGCCGGGCAAACCGGTACCTGATCGTGCACGCGGCTGTCGTTGAAAAAGGCGGACGCGCCGCGATCCTGCCCGCCCCGCCCGGCTCCGGCAAGAGCACGCTCTGCGCTGCGCTGGTGGGCCGCGGCGGTTGGCGCCTGTTATCCGACGAGCTGACCTTGCTCAGGCTCGATGAAGGCGTGCTGTACCCGCTACCGCGACCAATCAGCCTGAAAAACGCCTCCATTGCCGTCATCCGCGACTATGTACCTGGCAGTGTGATGAGCAGGGCTGTCACCGATACGGTCAAAGGCACGGTAGCGCATGTGCGTGCCCCGGCCGACAGCGTGGCGCGGGCGTCCGAAACCGCACTGCCGGCATGGGTCGTATTTCCCCGCTTCGAGGCCGGGTCGTCCGTCACGGCCGAGCCGATGCCGCCTGTGGAAACATTCATGCAACTGGCCCAGAATTGCTTCAACTACAGCTTGCTTGGTGCCGAAGGCTTCACTGCGCTGGCCGATCTCGTCGAACGCAGCCAGGGCTACCGTTTCCGCTATGGCGTGCTCGATGAAGCGCTGGCCTTTTTCGACAGCCTGCCATGA
- a CDS encoding XrtA-associated tyrosine autokinase translates to MSIIEKAANRIGKPAAPAAPLAQVRTQAIPAACEPMMDGPDVTVAELPEDQVPVAHAPAQGPTVALSNPEPAAPEPQRRNTRMIELDLARMNEAGLVTAAGGRTNLVEDFRVIKRPLIKRAFGARKPNANPGNLIMITSSLPGEGKTFTSINLAMSIAMELDHTVLLVDADVARPSVLRTLGLPAQRGLMDILLDDRLDMSEVMLRTNVNTLSILPAGTSNPRATELLASQAMKSLVLEIADRYPDRIVIFDSPPLLLTSEAHVLASHMGQIVVVVESEKTTQHAVKEALHQLEGCSNVNLVYNKSRELNTSSKYDYHYG, encoded by the coding sequence GTGAGCATCATTGAAAAAGCCGCGAACCGTATCGGCAAACCCGCAGCACCGGCCGCGCCGCTGGCCCAGGTGCGCACGCAAGCGATACCAGCGGCGTGCGAGCCCATGATGGATGGCCCTGACGTTACCGTGGCCGAATTGCCTGAGGACCAGGTACCCGTAGCCCACGCACCTGCGCAGGGCCCGACCGTTGCGTTGTCGAACCCCGAGCCCGCGGCACCGGAACCGCAACGTCGCAATACCCGCATGATCGAGCTGGACCTGGCGCGGATGAACGAAGCCGGCCTGGTCACCGCGGCCGGTGGCCGGACCAACCTCGTCGAAGATTTCCGCGTCATCAAGCGACCGCTGATCAAGCGCGCGTTCGGGGCACGCAAGCCGAATGCGAATCCGGGCAACCTGATCATGATTACCAGCTCGCTGCCGGGCGAGGGCAAGACTTTCACGTCGATCAACCTGGCGATGAGTATCGCGATGGAACTCGATCATACCGTGCTGCTGGTCGATGCCGACGTGGCCCGTCCTTCAGTGCTGCGCACGCTGGGACTGCCAGCCCAGCGCGGCTTGATGGATATCTTGCTGGACGACCGTCTCGATATGTCCGAGGTCATGTTGCGCACGAACGTCAATACCTTGTCGATCTTGCCCGCTGGCACATCAAACCCGCGCGCCACGGAGTTGCTCGCCAGCCAGGCAATGAAGTCGCTGGTGCTGGAAATTGCTGACCGTTATCCGGACCGCATCGTGATCTTTGATTCGCCGCCACTGTTGCTGACGAGCGAGGCGCACGTGTTGGCCAGTCATATGGGGCAGATCGTCGTCGTGGTCGAGTCGGAAAAAACGACCCAGCACGCGGTCAAGGAAGCACTGCATCAGCTCGAAGGCTGCAGTAACGTCAACCTGGTCTACAACAAGTCGCGCGAGCTGAACACATCCAGCAAGTACGACTATCACTATGGCTAA
- a CDS encoding lytic transglycosylase domain-containing protein, producing MLRRFSVLLVLLCGTAAPAHAAPEIIARLIAEAVQLEHGEGMARDTAQAALLYCQAARLGSPEAQYAFGWMLANGRGVPRDDAVAWRLFSAAADQGHGQAARLVQALPVRPDAPLPACMAADLPLRVNLDPDPWAASPADYPPASVSVRHIVERLAPAYEVDPELAMAVIAVESGFRANAVSPKNAQGLMQLIPETAQRFQVADPFDPESNVRGGLAYLRRLLTLFDGDVGLVAAAYNAGEGAVVRHRGIPPYRETREYVTRIARLYSLPVHRYYRSSSNDPLSKR from the coding sequence ATGCTCCGCCGTTTTTCCGTCTTGCTGGTCCTGCTGTGCGGCACTGCCGCCCCGGCCCATGCTGCGCCCGAGATCATTGCCCGCCTGATTGCCGAGGCAGTTCAACTGGAGCATGGCGAGGGAATGGCCCGGGACACGGCGCAGGCCGCCCTGCTGTATTGCCAGGCAGCGCGCCTGGGTTCGCCGGAGGCGCAATATGCATTCGGCTGGATGCTGGCCAACGGTCGCGGCGTGCCACGCGACGACGCTGTTGCATGGCGCCTGTTCTCGGCCGCGGCCGACCAGGGGCATGGCCAGGCGGCGCGGCTTGTACAGGCGCTGCCGGTGCGACCTGATGCGCCGCTGCCAGCCTGCATGGCGGCCGACCTGCCCCTGCGTGTGAACCTGGATCCCGATCCCTGGGCCGCCAGTCCCGCGGATTACCCGCCCGCCAGCGTCTCGGTGCGCCACATCGTCGAACGGCTGGCCCCTGCCTACGAGGTCGACCCCGAGCTGGCGATGGCCGTCATTGCCGTCGAATCCGGTTTCCGCGCGAATGCCGTTTCGCCGAAAAACGCGCAGGGCCTGATGCAGCTGATTCCGGAAACTGCCCAGCGGTTCCAGGTGGCCGACCCATTCGACCCGGAATCGAATGTGCGCGGCGGCCTGGCTTACCTGCGCCGGTTGCTGACGCTGTTCGATGGCGACGTGGGACTGGTGGCCGCCGCCTACAATGCCGGCGAGGGAGCGGTCGTGCGCCATCGCGGCATCCCTCCTTACCGTGAAACACGGGAGTACGTTACGCGAATCGCGCGCTTGTACAGCTTGCCAGTCCACCGCTACTATCGGAGTTCGTCCAATGACCCACTCTCGAAGCGATGA
- a CDS encoding XrtA system polysaccharide chain length determinant — protein sequence MMALLLSFLKAIGKYRWYAVAITWLVAVVGWTVVSRLPNDYQASARVYVDTQSILKPLLASMTTLPNTEQQVMFMRRTLISRPNVERVLRMVDLDITVKTPKEHEKIVDELMTQIKVIGTERDDIYTISYSNPNPKLGKDVVQSLLTIFVEGSFGGKKQESEKAIQFIDDQIRMYEEKLAIGENALKEFKIRHMGLLPRQGGDYASAYGDLNEKISQARLELLEAEQARNAIKRQMTGEDMAPITDTAERAIVNPEIDGRISAVEKNLDQLRMQFTEEHPDIVAAKRLVAQLEERKKEEAKKIRAVDPGASYSPMLQQMNVQLSVEEARIASLKARVGEYSARLAQMRAMSTQAPEVEAQLAQLNRDYAVNKDNYEKLVQRRESAKLSGDLSTATDMLTFRVVDPPAVPSTPAGPNRPRLYTLVFLASLVAGLGTALLLSQIRPTFLSQTNLREVTGLPILGSIGMNWTDQQKIRRRRRLYAFTAAVASLFTAYGGVLAITIFRQA from the coding sequence ATGATGGCCCTGCTTTTGAGCTTCCTCAAAGCAATTGGCAAGTACCGCTGGTATGCGGTCGCAATCACATGGCTGGTAGCGGTCGTCGGCTGGACTGTTGTTTCCCGGTTGCCCAACGATTATCAGGCCTCTGCCCGTGTTTATGTGGATACCCAAAGTATCTTGAAGCCATTGCTGGCAAGCATGACCACGCTGCCCAATACCGAGCAGCAGGTAATGTTCATGCGCCGCACGCTGATCAGCCGCCCGAACGTGGAACGCGTGCTGCGGATGGTTGATCTCGACATCACGGTAAAAACACCCAAAGAGCATGAAAAAATCGTCGATGAACTGATGACTCAAATCAAGGTCATCGGCACTGAGCGCGACGACATCTACACGATTTCCTACAGCAATCCTAATCCCAAACTGGGTAAGGACGTCGTGCAATCGCTGCTGACGATCTTTGTCGAGGGTAGCTTCGGCGGCAAGAAGCAGGAATCGGAAAAGGCGATCCAGTTCATCGACGACCAGATCAGGATGTACGAAGAGAAGCTGGCGATTGGCGAGAACGCACTGAAGGAATTCAAGATTCGTCACATGGGCCTGCTCCCACGACAGGGCGGTGACTATGCCTCCGCCTATGGCGATCTGAACGAAAAAATCAGCCAGGCCCGCCTTGAGTTGCTGGAAGCGGAACAGGCCCGCAACGCGATCAAGCGTCAGATGACCGGTGAAGACATGGCCCCTATTACCGATACCGCGGAACGGGCGATCGTCAACCCGGAAATCGATGGTCGCATCTCGGCGGTAGAGAAGAACCTCGACCAGTTGCGCATGCAATTCACGGAAGAACATCCGGACATCGTTGCCGCCAAGCGCCTGGTCGCCCAGCTCGAAGAGCGCAAGAAGGAAGAAGCCAAGAAGATCCGCGCGGTCGATCCGGGGGCCAGCTACAGCCCCATGCTGCAGCAAATGAATGTCCAGCTGTCGGTGGAAGAAGCCCGCATCGCTTCATTGAAGGCGCGGGTGGGCGAGTATTCGGCGCGCCTGGCGCAGATGCGCGCCATGAGTACACAAGCGCCGGAAGTCGAAGCCCAACTGGCGCAGCTGAACCGCGACTATGCGGTGAACAAGGACAATTACGAGAAGCTGGTACAGCGCCGCGAGTCGGCCAAGCTGTCGGGTGACCTGTCCACGGCCACCGATATGCTGACGTTCCGTGTGGTCGATCCTCCGGCCGTGCCGAGCACGCCGGCCGGCCCGAATCGCCCGCGCCTTTACACCCTGGTCTTCCTGGCTTCGCTGGTAGCCGGTCTCGGCACTGCATTACTGTTGAGTCAGATCCGGCCGACTTTCCTCAGCCAGACCAATCTGCGGGAGGTCACAGGCTTGCCGATCCTGGGCAGCATCGGCATGAACTGGACCGACCAGCAGAAAATCCGCCGCCGCCGCCGCTTGTATGCGTTCACTGCCGCAGTCGCCTCGCTGTTCACGGCGTACGGCGGAGTACTGGCCATCACCATTTTCCGGCAAGCCTAA
- a CDS encoding XrtA/PEP-CTERM system exopolysaccharide export protein, which produces MLGALGGCASSGNTLVDAGPAPAPDYLIGPGDNVSIIVWRNPEVSQSVPVRPDGKITTPLVEDLEAIGKTSTELARDIEKALAKYIQQPVVTVIVTGFTGTYGNQIRVIGQAARPQALPYRRDMSLMDVLIAVGGVTEFASGNRATIIRQVDGKQQQYRVRLNDLIKEGDISANVSMRPGDVLVIPESFF; this is translated from the coding sequence ATGCTGGGTGCCCTGGGTGGTTGCGCCAGTTCGGGAAATACGCTGGTCGATGCCGGGCCGGCACCTGCCCCTGACTATCTGATTGGGCCAGGCGACAACGTCAGTATCATCGTGTGGCGCAATCCCGAAGTGTCGCAAAGCGTGCCTGTGCGGCCGGATGGCAAGATCACCACGCCACTGGTCGAAGATCTGGAAGCAATCGGCAAGACATCGACCGAGCTGGCACGCGATATCGAAAAAGCACTGGCCAAGTACATCCAGCAACCGGTGGTCACGGTCATCGTCACTGGTTTCACCGGCACCTACGGTAACCAGATTCGCGTCATCGGCCAGGCTGCGCGGCCGCAAGCGCTGCCATACCGGCGCGATATGTCGCTGATGGATGTGCTGATCGCTGTCGGTGGGGTAACCGAGTTCGCCTCCGGCAATCGGGCAACGATCATTCGTCAGGTTGATGGCAAACAACAACAGTACCGCGTGCGTTTGAATGACCTGATCAAGGAAGGCGATATTTCCGCGAATGTCTCGATGCGCCCGGGCGACGTCCTCGTTATCCCGGAAAGCTTTTTCTAA